A genomic region of Candidatus Zixiibacteriota bacterium contains the following coding sequences:
- a CDS encoding aconitate hydratase, with protein GPGVASLSVPERATITNMGAELGATTSIFPSDARTREYFRLQKRVKDYVKLVPDKDAKYSQVITINLSKLEPLIAQPHSPDNVIEVSKLKNVKVNQVCVGSCTNSSLSDLMITAKLLKGKRVYPDVSMTITPGSKQVFNAIAKNGALADIIASGARIIESACGPCIGMGQAPASGAVSIRSFNRNFPGRSGTKDANVYLASPEVCVAAALTGFITDPRKLGRFPKVVLPKKIDIDDSGILPPAKNPDKVEVVRGPNIAALPINDPMPISYSGEVLIKVGDNITTDHIMPAGAKILPLRSNIPKIAEYVYYQVDPEFARRAKEKGGGIIVGGDNYGQGSSREHAALAPMYLGVKMVAVKSFARIHLANLINFGILPVTFNNPADYDSISQGDILEMLNFKEAVQSSETLEVENKKKGKKYNLRISLTPRQREIIIAGGLLNYTRGGGK; from the coding sequence CGGCCCCGGGGTCGCCTCGCTATCGGTGCCGGAGCGGGCGACTATTACCAACATGGGCGCTGAATTGGGCGCCACCACCTCCATTTTCCCCTCGGATGCGCGGACCAGAGAGTACTTCCGTTTGCAGAAGCGGGTCAAGGATTACGTCAAGCTGGTTCCGGATAAAGACGCCAAATATTCGCAGGTGATTACTATCAATCTGTCCAAACTGGAGCCTTTAATCGCTCAGCCGCATTCGCCGGACAATGTTATCGAAGTCAGCAAACTGAAAAATGTCAAAGTCAACCAGGTCTGTGTCGGAAGCTGCACTAATTCGTCCCTGTCCGATTTGATGATAACGGCGAAACTGCTGAAGGGAAAGAGAGTTTACCCTGATGTCTCGATGACTATCACACCCGGCAGCAAGCAGGTCTTTAACGCCATCGCCAAGAATGGCGCACTGGCTGATATTATCGCCTCCGGAGCGCGTATCATTGAATCAGCCTGCGGACCCTGTATCGGGATGGGTCAGGCGCCGGCCTCGGGAGCGGTCTCGATTCGCTCCTTTAATCGGAACTTCCCCGGACGCAGCGGCACCAAAGATGCCAATGTTTATCTTGCCAGCCCGGAAGTCTGTGTGGCGGCGGCTCTGACCGGTTTTATCACCGACCCGCGCAAATTGGGGCGGTTCCCCAAGGTGGTTCTGCCGAAAAAGATCGATATTGATGACTCCGGCATTCTGCCGCCGGCGAAAAATCCGGATAAAGTCGAGGTGGTGCGCGGTCCCAATATTGCCGCTCTGCCGATTAATGACCCGATGCCGATTTCTTACTCCGGCGAAGTTCTTATCAAAGTCGGCGACAACATTACCACCGACCATATCATGCCGGCCGGAGCCAAGATATTGCCGCTTCGCTCCAATATCCCCAAGATAGCCGAATATGTCTATTACCAGGTTGACCCGGAATTTGCCAGACGCGCCAAAGAGAAAGGGGGCGGTATCATAGTCGGCGGCGACAATTACGGGCAGGGGTCATCGCGCGAGCATGCCGCGCTCGCCCCCATGTATCTCGGCGTCAAAATGGTGGCGGTGAAATCGTTCGCCCGGATTCATCTGGCAAACTTGATTAATTTCGGAATCCTGCCGGTCACTTTTAACAATCCGGCCGATTATGACAGCATCAGCCAGGGGGATATTCTCGAAATGCTCAATTTCAAAGAGGCGGTGCAGTCTTCCGAAACGCTGGAAGTGGAGAATAAAAAGAAAGGGAAGAAATATAATCTTCGCATCAGTCTCACACCCCGTCAACGGGAGATTATTATCGCCGGCGGGCTTTTAAATTATACCCGCGGCGGAGGCAAATGA